From the Thermus caldifontis genome, the window GAAATCCTGGTGATCCTGGTGGTGGCCCTCCTCATCTTCGGGCCCAAGAAGCTTCCCGAGCTGGGCCGCTCTTTGGGCCAGAGCATCCGCGAGTTCAAGCGGGGGGCCCAGGAGATTCGCGAGGAGCTGGAGAAGAGCGTGGACATACGGGAAGATAAGGGCCCCGAAGGGGCTAGGCTGGCTAGGGAGGATAAGGGCCCCGAAGGGGCTAGGTTGGCTAGGGAGGAGCTTAAACCGGTGTCCGAGGCCCCTTCCAGCAAGGCCCCCGAGGTTTCCGAACCCCAAGAGGAGCGTAAGGTTTGAAGGAAGCACCCCTGGTTGAACACCTCGAGGAGCTCCGGACCCGCATCCTCTGGTCCCTGTTGGCCTGGGTGGTGGGCACGGGGGTGGCCTGGAGCTTCCGGGTCCAGCTCCTGGAGTGGCTGAAGAGGCCTTTGGACCTGGCGGCCAAGCAGAACAACATTCAGGTGAACCTCATCGTCTTGGATATCACCGAGCCCTTCTTGGTCTCCTTGAAGGTGGCGGCCTTTGGAGGGCTCGTTCTGGCCCTGCCATTTATCGTCTACCAGGTCTGGGCCTTCATCGCCCCCGGGCTTTACGAGCACGAGAAGCGTTTGGCGGGGCCCTTTTTGCTGGGGGCTGGGTTTAGCTTTGCCTTAGGAGCCCTTTTCGCCTACTACGGCTTCCTGCCCTTCGCCATCCCCTTCCTCCTGGGTTTTCTGGGGGGTGTCATCACCCCGCAGATCTCCATCGGCCGCTACATGGGCCAGGTTCTCATGATGATGACCGTCATGGGCCTGGTCTTTGAGATGCCGGTGGTGAGCTACCTGCTGGCCCGGCTCGGCATCCTTTCCTCGGCCTTTTTGGCCCGCAACTGGCGGATCGCCGTGGTCCTCCTCCTTACCCTGGCGGCGGTCATCACCCCCACGGTGGACGTGGTTTCCTTGGCCATCGTCACCGGGCCTCTTCTGGTCCTGTATTGGATTTCCGTGGTGGTGGCCCGGGTAGCGGAGCGGGCTAGGCCTAAAGAGGAAGCCGCTTGACACCCCAAGGGGCTTTGCCCCATAGAATAACCCATGGACGAGCGCATCCTGGCCCTGCGCAAAGAGGTGGACCGGGTGAACCGGGAGATCCTGCGCCTGCTTTCCGAAAGGGGGAGGTTGGTGCAGGAGATTGGCCGCATCCAGACCGAGGTGGGCCTACCCCACTACGAC encodes:
- the tatC gene encoding twin-arginine translocase subunit TatC, with the protein product MKEAPLVEHLEELRTRILWSLLAWVVGTGVAWSFRVQLLEWLKRPLDLAAKQNNIQVNLIVLDITEPFLVSLKVAAFGGLVLALPFIVYQVWAFIAPGLYEHEKRLAGPFLLGAGFSFALGALFAYYGFLPFAIPFLLGFLGGVITPQISIGRYMGQVLMMMTVMGLVFEMPVVSYLLARLGILSSAFLARNWRIAVVLLLTLAAVITPTVDVVSLAIVTGPLLVLYWISVVVARVAERARPKEEAA